The following coding sequences are from one Patescibacteria group bacterium window:
- a CDS encoding ABC transporter permease, whose amino-acid sequence MPEYTGKSITIRPTKGWIAINFRELWHFRGLLYTFTWRDIKVRYKQAVIGILWALIQPFTTMVIFSVFFGGLAKVPSDGVPYPIFVFSGLLFWNYFSTSLTNSSNSLIDNENIIKKVYFPRLILPISPAITPIVDFFIALVILGGMMVFYKFTPSWESLIYLPILILLSFLTASGVGSLLAAINVRYRDIRYALPFFIQIMLYLTPVIYPTTLLSEKYQWLLALNPMTGIIETARSVFIHTKPVNFHLLLISFVAALFFFFLGIYYFRRTERIFADVA is encoded by the coding sequence ATGCCTGAATACACAGGGAAAAGTATCACAATACGCCCAACCAAAGGCTGGATTGCCATAAATTTTCGTGAACTTTGGCATTTCCGCGGTTTGCTCTACACCTTCACTTGGCGAGACATTAAGGTTCGCTACAAGCAGGCAGTTATTGGCATTTTATGGGCACTTATTCAGCCATTTACCACAATGGTTATCTTCTCTGTGTTTTTCGGCGGATTGGCGAAAGTCCCCTCTGACGGTGTCCCTTACCCAATCTTCGTTTTCTCAGGACTCCTTTTCTGGAACTACTTTTCAACCTCACTAACAAATTCCAGCAATTCGCTCATTGATAATGAGAACATAATTAAGAAAGTATACTTCCCAAGACTCATCCTCCCAATTTCACCCGCGATAACTCCGATTGTTGACTTCTTCATTGCGCTGGTCATCCTTGGCGGCATGATGGTGTTCTACAAATTCACGCCCTCATGGGAATCACTCATTTACCTTCCCATACTCATTCTACTCTCCTTCCTTACAGCCTCTGGCGTTGGTTCGCTACTTGCTGCAATTAATGTCCGTTACCGCGACATACGGTACGCACTACCGTTCTTCATTCAAATCATGCTGTATTTAACGCCAGTGATATACCCGACTACGTTACTCTCGGAAAAGTATCAGTGGTTGCTTGCACTCAATCCAATGACTGGCATCATAGAAACGGCCCGGTCCGTGTTCATACACACCAAGCCGGTGAACTTTCACCTTCTACTCATTTCTTTCGTGGCTGCATTGTTTTTCTTTTTCTTGGGAATCTACTACTTTCGCAGAACCGAACGGATTTTTGCTGACGTTGCATAA
- a CDS encoding ABC transporter ATP-binding protein gives MPTPIINVEHLSKSYILRHKTSSYQTFRETAVEFFKKPFGASEKTPKKEDFWALQDINFEVTKGEVIGIIGPNGSGKSTLLKILSQITAPTKGEISIRGQVASLLEVGTGFHPELTGRENIFLNGSILGLSKKEIIKKFDEIVEFSGVEKFLDTPVKRYSSGMHVRLAFSVAAHMEPDILIIDEVLAVGDAEFQKKCLGKMESITKSEGRTILFVSHNLIAVQKLCNRAISLDHGHIRHIGPTAEVIKHYLTEKSTPLQNPQLEARAGVGSVHFTNIKISNIQGSGLIKSNDSLRFNLEYTSNIPNSIEDARVVITVSSELSQQTVLRLDTEVAAETINPSIAPRGKIVCETGPINLTEGKYLVEIDFLIHGTSRDHIIRAAEFDVEANLEAYNYKVKADQTVCDYVLPYKYTQ, from the coding sequence ATGCCAACCCCTATTATCAACGTCGAACACCTTTCAAAGAGCTATATACTTAGGCACAAAACTTCCTCCTACCAAACGTTTCGGGAAACTGCTGTTGAATTTTTTAAAAAACCATTTGGTGCGAGCGAAAAAACACCAAAGAAAGAAGATTTTTGGGCACTTCAAGATATAAATTTTGAAGTAACAAAAGGAGAAGTGATTGGCATCATTGGCCCAAATGGCTCAGGGAAATCAACCTTACTAAAAATCCTCTCGCAAATTACCGCGCCCACCAAAGGCGAAATTTCTATTCGCGGGCAGGTTGCATCATTACTTGAGGTCGGAACTGGCTTTCATCCTGAGCTAACTGGGCGAGAGAATATTTTTCTCAATGGCTCAATTCTCGGATTGTCAAAAAAAGAAATTATTAAGAAATTTGATGAAATCGTCGAATTCTCTGGTGTGGAAAAATTTCTAGATACTCCAGTAAAACGCTACTCCTCTGGCATGCACGTCCGGCTGGCATTCTCGGTGGCAGCACATATGGAACCAGACATCCTTATCATTGATGAAGTGTTGGCCGTCGGTGATGCTGAATTCCAAAAAAAATGCTTAGGAAAAATGGAGAGCATAACCAAATCCGAAGGTCGAACTATACTCTTCGTAAGCCACAACCTCATCGCCGTCCAAAAACTTTGTAATCGTGCCATTTCACTTGACCACGGCCACATCAGACATATTGGCCCAACTGCAGAAGTGATAAAGCACTACCTCACGGAAAAATCCACACCACTGCAAAACCCCCAACTTGAAGCGCGCGCAGGAGTTGGGAGTGTCCACTTTACTAATATCAAAATATCGAATATACAAGGCTCAGGACTTATCAAGAGTAACGACTCCTTACGATTCAATTTAGAATACACAAGCAACATACCAAACTCAATAGAGGACGCGCGCGTGGTTATAACCGTGAGCAGTGAGCTCTCACAGCAAACCGTACTTCGCTTAGATACTGAGGTCGCAGCAGAAACTATTAACCCGAGTATTGCCCCACGGGGAAAAATTGTGTGCGAAACTGGCCCAATCAATCTCACCGAAGGAAAGTATCTCGTTGAAATCGATTTTCTCATTCATGGTACCAGTCGCGACCATATTATCCGGGCGGCTGAATTTGATGTGGAGGCAAACCTCGAGGCCTACAACTACAAAGTAAAAGCAGATCAAACCGTTTGTGACTACGTTCTTCCCTATAAGTACACACAATAG
- a CDS encoding aminotransferase class I/II-fold pyridoxal phosphate-dependent enzyme produces MESTTPIRVPYGYSVHGQEEIDAVVEVLKGNTAIGEKTKTFEEKVATLFGKKHGVMVNSGSSANLLAFELLQLPAGSEVITPILTFATTVAPIIQKGLVPVFVDVDPLTLVVNIGQVEAAISEKTKVLMIPSLMGNIPNLEALAALAEKYKLWFIEDSCDTLGGKYDGKPTGTYSHITTTSFYGSHIINGAGGGGMICVNDDQWADRLLVLRGWGRQSSLFGEKANSELLENRFKGELGGVPYDNKFIFSEIGYNFLPLELSAAFALVQLQKFPTFAAARKQHYNTLHNYFASKYTKFFDLAVQTPKTETVWLAFPLFIKPDAPFSRLELITFLEQKNIQTRPVFTGNILLQPGYGHIPHRLAQPEYPNTLAIMRNAFVIASHHGLKDEQVEYLCGAFDEFLSRFS; encoded by the coding sequence ATGGAATCCACCACACCAATACGAGTACCCTACGGTTACTCTGTTCACGGTCAAGAAGAAATTGACGCAGTAGTTGAGGTACTGAAAGGTAACACAGCGATTGGCGAAAAGACAAAAACTTTTGAAGAAAAAGTGGCAACACTCTTTGGGAAGAAACATGGAGTCATGGTGAATTCCGGATCCTCGGCGAACCTTCTGGCATTCGAACTGCTCCAACTTCCCGCGGGCAGCGAAGTTATTACTCCCATCCTTACGTTTGCAACAACGGTGGCTCCGATTATTCAAAAGGGTCTTGTGCCGGTATTCGTAGATGTCGATCCCCTGACGCTCGTTGTGAATATTGGGCAGGTAGAAGCAGCAATTTCCGAAAAAACCAAAGTGCTCATGATTCCCTCGCTCATGGGGAATATTCCAAACCTGGAGGCATTAGCGGCGCTTGCTGAAAAGTATAAGCTGTGGTTCATTGAGGACTCCTGCGACACACTTGGCGGAAAGTACGACGGCAAACCAACTGGAACGTACTCACACATTACCACCACGAGTTTTTACGGCTCACACATCATCAATGGCGCGGGTGGCGGTGGAATGATTTGCGTTAACGATGACCAATGGGCAGATCGTCTGCTCGTCCTACGCGGCTGGGGACGTCAGTCATCGCTTTTTGGCGAAAAAGCAAATTCCGAACTCCTTGAGAACCGCTTCAAAGGCGAACTTGGCGGTGTCCCCTACGACAACAAGTTCATCTTCAGCGAAATCGGATATAACTTTTTGCCGCTTGAGCTTTCGGCCGCCTTTGCACTCGTCCAGTTGCAGAAGTTCCCAACCTTCGCCGCCGCCCGAAAGCAACACTACAACACGCTACACAATTACTTTGCGTCGAAATACACAAAATTCTTTGACCTCGCAGTTCAAACACCAAAAACAGAAACTGTGTGGCTAGCTTTCCCGCTGTTTATCAAGCCAGATGCACCCTTCTCACGGCTTGAACTCATCACTTTCCTCGAGCAGAAAAATATCCAGACTCGTCCAGTATTCACTGGGAACATACTGTTGCAGCCGGGGTACGGACATATTCCGCACCGACTTGCTCAACCTGAGTACCCAAATACACTCGCAATTATGCGCAATGCCTTTGTGATTGCATCACACCATGGCTTGAAGGATGAGCAAGTGGAGTACCTCTGCGGTGCCTTCGATGAATTCCTTTCTCGTTTTTCTTAA
- a CDS encoding sugar phosphate nucleotidyltransferase, whose translation MKVIILAGGFGTRLGTISELTPKPMVRIGDRPIIWHIMKMYSHYGYKDFVLSLGYKQELIKEYFHNYHFCATDFSIHLGTKKVETLNSHDEMDWNITMVDTGLNTLKGARLKRVEKYLDDDVNMVTYGDGVAEIDINELVKFHKSHGKILTISGVHPPARFGEIMETDGKLMDFKEKPQSSVGLINGGYFIFDKRLFQYLSEDENCDLEYETFEKLVPLGEVMVFKGIRNWECVDTERDLNHLNKVWGEGRAFWKTWK comes from the coding sequence ATGAAAGTTATCATATTGGCTGGGGGGTTTGGCACGAGGCTAGGAACTATTAGCGAACTCACCCCAAAACCAATGGTCCGTATTGGCGATCGGCCAATCATCTGGCACATCATGAAAATGTACTCGCATTACGGGTACAAGGACTTTGTTCTGAGCTTGGGCTACAAGCAGGAACTCATCAAGGAGTACTTCCACAACTACCACTTTTGCGCCACAGACTTCAGCATCCACCTTGGTACCAAAAAGGTGGAAACGCTCAACTCGCACGACGAAATGGACTGGAATATAACTATGGTTGATACTGGCCTGAACACGTTGAAGGGTGCTCGGCTGAAACGCGTTGAAAAGTACCTAGACGATGACGTGAACATGGTGACCTATGGCGATGGGGTTGCAGAAATTGATATAAACGAACTCGTAAAATTCCATAAATCCCACGGAAAAATTCTCACCATCTCTGGGGTGCACCCTCCAGCTCGCTTCGGAGAAATTATGGAAACTGACGGCAAGCTGATGGACTTCAAGGAGAAACCTCAATCTTCGGTGGGACTTATAAATGGGGGCTACTTTATTTTCGATAAGCGTCTATTCCAGTATCTTAGCGAGGATGAAAACTGCGACCTTGAGTACGAAACTTTTGAGAAACTGGTCCCACTGGGTGAAGTCATGGTGTTCAAGGGTATTCGCAACTGGGAGTGCGTCGATACCGAACGCGACCTCAATCACTTGAACAAAGTTTGGGGTGAAGGAAGAGCCTTCTGGAAAACCTGGAAGTAA
- the rfbG gene encoding CDP-glucose 4,6-dehydratase, with translation MDKLFGGIYKGKRVFITGHTGFKGSWLALWLTKLGAHVVGYAKDIPTQPSHYQLLQLPLTSISGDILDFSHLHKVMEEEQPNIVFHLAAQPIVRASYEDPVQTFATNVLGTVHVLEACRKNSSVQAIVNVTSDKCYQNNEWDRGYREDDPMGGADPYSASKGCAEIAAQAYRHSFFNPTRVTKNHQMQLLADARAGNVIGGGDWAQDRLLPDLMRGASVGATTIIRNPQATRPWQHVLEPLSGYLQLGWKLLQGATDYAGNWNFGPNDDAGLTVQEVITRSQKYWDAVHYTIDENTRYVHEAKLLQLDASKARTQLQWKSLWDNEKTFSKTVEWYKDYYQNGHVNSNRDLAEYVSDARKADLLWART, from the coding sequence ATGGATAAACTCTTCGGTGGCATCTACAAGGGAAAGCGTGTCTTCATCACTGGCCACACGGGTTTCAAGGGGTCCTGGCTTGCTCTCTGGTTAACGAAACTCGGTGCACACGTTGTGGGCTACGCAAAAGATATCCCAACCCAACCGAGCCACTACCAACTTCTGCAGCTTCCACTGACTTCTATTTCAGGAGACATTCTAGATTTTTCACACCTTCATAAGGTAATGGAGGAGGAGCAGCCGAATATTGTTTTTCACTTAGCTGCACAGCCAATTGTACGAGCATCCTACGAGGATCCAGTACAAACTTTTGCAACGAATGTTCTGGGAACTGTGCATGTCTTAGAAGCATGCCGGAAGAACTCTTCAGTACAAGCAATAGTCAATGTGACGAGCGACAAGTGCTACCAAAATAATGAGTGGGACCGAGGCTATCGTGAAGATGATCCTATGGGTGGAGCTGATCCATATAGCGCTTCGAAAGGTTGCGCAGAAATTGCCGCGCAAGCATATCGACACTCTTTTTTTAATCCCACGAGAGTGACAAAAAATCACCAGATGCAGCTTCTTGCAGACGCGCGTGCTGGGAATGTTATTGGAGGTGGCGATTGGGCACAAGATCGCCTTCTCCCAGATCTCATGCGTGGTGCCAGTGTGGGCGCGACCACGATAATTCGCAATCCCCAGGCAACACGACCTTGGCAGCACGTCCTTGAGCCACTGAGTGGTTACCTACAACTTGGTTGGAAGCTTCTACAGGGAGCTACAGACTATGCGGGCAACTGGAATTTTGGACCAAACGATGATGCAGGGTTAACAGTCCAAGAAGTTATAACTCGGTCGCAAAAGTATTGGGATGCAGTACATTATACAATTGATGAAAATACACGCTACGTCCACGAAGCAAAACTTTTACAACTTGACGCATCAAAGGCGCGTACACAATTGCAGTGGAAAAGCCTGTGGGACAACGAAAAAACTTTTTCGAAAACAGTTGAGTGGTACAAAGACTACTATCAGAACGGACACGTCAATAGCAACCGAGACTTAGCGGAGTACGTCAGCGATGCACGCAAAGCAGATCTCCTATGGGCCAGAACATGA
- a CDS encoding dTDP-4-dehydrorhamnose 3,5-epimerase family protein, whose product MGQNMNISPTTIPGVYVIAAKPLLDERGVFVKVLHAETFSKANLRSDFVESYYSVSKKGVIRGMHFQSPPHAHVKLVYVSRGKIMDVILDIRKDSPTYGQHVVVELSDENRNMVYAPIGCAHGFLALEDDTCVTYLQTSAYAPTSDSGVRADSFGCAWGVAEPIQSQRDKAFPTFAELNTPFTFQSNQNV is encoded by the coding sequence ATGGGCCAGAACATGAACATTTCGCCAACGACTATTCCTGGTGTGTACGTGATTGCTGCAAAACCTCTCCTGGATGAGCGGGGCGTTTTCGTCAAAGTGCTTCATGCTGAAACATTTTCCAAGGCAAATCTCCGAAGTGATTTTGTGGAAAGCTACTACTCTGTTTCGAAGAAAGGCGTTATACGCGGCATGCACTTCCAATCACCGCCCCATGCCCACGTAAAACTCGTCTATGTGTCCCGCGGAAAAATCATGGATGTCATCCTTGATATTCGCAAAGACTCACCCACCTACGGTCAGCACGTGGTTGTGGAACTTTCAGATGAGAACCGGAACATGGTCTACGCACCCATTGGCTGCGCTCATGGTTTCCTAGCGCTCGAGGACGATACCTGCGTCACGTACCTGCAAACGAGTGCATACGCACCAACATCTGATTCCGGCGTCCGAGCAGATAGTTTCGGCTGCGCGTGGGGTGTTGCAGAACCAATCCAATCACAGCGAGACAAGGCATTTCCTACTTTTGCAGAACTCAATACCCCGTTCACCTTTCAGAGCAACCAAAACGTATGA
- a CDS encoding NAD(P)-dependent oxidoreductase produces MKILITGGTGFIGKHLIRRLQLNGHKVCAVTRPSSDTHFFTEQHVETYTFDKNIDDFTRYFQTQHFDGVVHLASLFLAQHKSADIPNLVDSNVFFATALLEAASKGGVGWFINTGTFWQHYQDSEYDPVNLYAATKQAFQDIAKYYAATSSINFVTLQLSDTFGPGDTRPKIFNLWMKHAKTHERLDMSPGDQCLDISYIDNVIDGYVRLTELLTRDTERKSNGCVFALTSGRSRPLKELADIFQKVTGVTLNIQWGARPYRPREVMETWSKGVTIPGWTPAVSLEEGIQRTFHE; encoded by the coding sequence ATGAAAATCCTTATCACCGGCGGCACGGGGTTTATTGGAAAACACCTCATCCGACGCCTACAGTTGAACGGTCACAAAGTCTGTGCCGTCACCCGCCCTTCATCGGATACACACTTCTTCACCGAGCAGCACGTAGAGACATACACTTTCGATAAAAACATTGACGACTTCACTCGCTACTTCCAAACGCAGCACTTTGACGGCGTCGTACACCTTGCCTCGCTCTTCTTGGCACAACACAAATCTGCCGACATTCCTAACTTAGTGGATTCAAATGTGTTTTTTGCCACTGCACTCCTCGAGGCGGCAAGTAAAGGTGGCGTGGGATGGTTTATCAATACCGGCACATTCTGGCAGCACTACCAAGACAGTGAGTACGACCCAGTGAACCTCTACGCCGCAACGAAGCAGGCATTCCAAGACATTGCCAAGTACTACGCCGCAACGTCATCTATAAATTTTGTCACGCTGCAACTGAGTGATACGTTCGGCCCAGGCGACACGCGTCCAAAAATCTTTAATCTCTGGATGAAGCATGCGAAAACCCACGAACGCTTGGACATGTCCCCCGGCGATCAGTGCCTGGACATTAGCTACATCGACAACGTCATCGATGGCTACGTGCGTCTCACGGAACTTCTCACCCGTGACACAGAGCGAAAATCCAACGGTTGCGTATTTGCCTTGACGTCAGGCCGGTCACGTCCGCTCAAGGAGCTTGCGGACATCTTCCAGAAGGTCACTGGTGTTACCTTGAATATCCAATGGGGTGCACGTCCGTACCGGCCACGGGAAGTAATGGAAACTTGGAGTAAGGGCGTAACAATTCCTGGCTGGACACCGGCGGTGAGCCTGGAGGAAGGGATACAACGCACCTTCCATGAATAG
- a CDS encoding DUF5672 family protein — MNSQPYISVCIPCYDMGGVGHVFLRESFEKLTVQMYRDFEVVISDYSKTPFVKQLCEEYRSKLSIQYYVNTDPTGGMAANANNAIRHAKGKIIKIVFQDDFLFNEKSLQIISDNFDLQTDTWLATGCEHTSDGKSFYRPHYPKYNRNVFKGKNTIGAPSVIAIKNDHPLFFDPKLKWLVDCDFYKRYHDAFGPPKLVNAITVAIRTGDHQITNTEATEKVRKEELEYVVNKFKKSAQQILQLPDVTLVAVSSIKIPETIRALEYSMQGIQFGRVLLISHEKPKKLPRGIDFQRCEKIQSIDSYSRFMAYELRKYITTEYALVIQYDGFVVRPKKWEPNFFRYDYIAAPWPKDTHYTSDGKNVRVGNGGFSLRSKKLLNVLHDLQLPFTDNGTGFFNEDGIICVYYRKQLEEYGIQFAPVEVASRFSKETNCEDSIPQPFGFHKNTSAIPFGYFLGSKVKKALHL, encoded by the coding sequence ATGAATAGTCAGCCTTACATTAGCGTTTGCATCCCCTGCTACGACATGGGTGGCGTGGGGCATGTATTCCTACGCGAAAGCTTTGAGAAACTCACAGTCCAAATGTATCGCGACTTTGAAGTAGTCATTTCAGACTACTCCAAAACGCCTTTCGTCAAACAGCTGTGTGAGGAGTACCGCTCGAAACTCTCCATCCAGTACTATGTGAATACAGACCCAACGGGTGGCATGGCTGCGAATGCAAACAATGCAATCCGGCATGCAAAAGGGAAAATTATTAAAATTGTCTTTCAGGATGATTTCCTCTTCAATGAGAAGTCTCTGCAAATTATTTCTGATAACTTCGATCTACAAACAGATACCTGGCTTGCAACGGGATGCGAACACACGTCTGATGGAAAATCCTTTTACCGTCCTCACTACCCGAAGTACAATCGAAATGTATTCAAAGGAAAGAACACAATAGGGGCACCTTCGGTCATTGCTATAAAGAATGACCATCCCCTATTCTTTGACCCCAAACTGAAGTGGCTGGTGGATTGCGATTTCTACAAACGCTATCATGACGCATTCGGCCCACCAAAACTCGTGAATGCAATTACTGTGGCAATACGTACAGGCGATCATCAAATTACCAATACCGAGGCAACGGAAAAGGTTCGCAAAGAAGAACTTGAATACGTTGTAAATAAATTTAAAAAATCTGCACAACAAATACTGCAACTTCCGGATGTCACACTGGTTGCCGTTTCGTCAATAAAAATTCCAGAAACAATTCGAGCACTTGAATACTCGATGCAGGGCATACAATTCGGCAGGGTGTTACTCATCTCCCACGAAAAACCGAAAAAATTACCACGAGGTATTGATTTTCAGCGATGTGAGAAAATTCAGAGTATCGATTCGTATAGCAGGTTTATGGCGTATGAGTTACGAAAGTATATTACTACCGAATACGCACTCGTAATCCAGTATGATGGATTTGTTGTAAGACCAAAAAAATGGGAGCCAAACTTCTTTAGGTATGATTACATCGCAGCGCCTTGGCCCAAAGATACGCACTATACATCTGATGGAAAAAATGTGCGGGTAGGAAATGGTGGGTTTTCACTCCGCAGCAAAAAGTTACTAAATGTGCTACACGACCTTCAGTTACCATTTACGGATAACGGTACAGGGTTTTTCAACGAAGATGGAATAATCTGCGTGTACTACCGAAAACAACTCGAGGAATACGGAATACAATTTGCACCAGTTGAGGTCGCCTCAAGATTTAGCAAGGAGACTAATTGTGAAGACTCAATACCACAACCCTTTGGCTTCCATAAGAACACCTCGGCAATTCCATTTGGGTACTTCCTTGGTTCTAAGGTAAAAAAGGCGCTCCACTTATAA